Part of the Maridesulfovibrio sp. genome, ACTTACATGAAGATGGAACGTTGGGCAGCCAACAACGGTTACCTCCTTGGTAAAGAGTCCTTTGAACGGTATGTAACCGACTACTGGACCACCCGTAACAGCAATAAATTCGTAACCGAAGTCCTGATCAAATGCTCGCGGCACGGCGATCAGGATAATTAGTCCCGCAACACAACGCGCTTTTAATTTCAGCCCGCTTCCTGCTCGAAGCGGGCTTTTTTGCTGCACAGGCAAAACTTGCCAAACAAAGAAACAACCAATAGATTTCAAATTATCTTATTTAGACCAGCAGAACAAAAGAATTAACTATGCTCTTACGACCTCACCGTATAATTATCCCGACACATGCGGCAATAATTGTCCCTCGTCGTATCAAGACTGCAGTCTGACCGATTTCTGTATGCTGCTTCCCTGAGAGTATTGCGTCCTTTTAACTAAGACAATGCATCACATAACCAAATAACAGACTGTTCATTATTTGGAGGCCTCAATGAATACAAATCCTTTTGAGTCCCCATTTGAGGGATATGAAATCAGACAACACCTGACTAACAAAAACATTATTGCTGGACGCCACAGCTACTATTCCGGATATTATCACGGACACCACTTTGAGGAGAACGTACGTTACCTTCATCCGGATCTAAATGATGTAGACAAGCTCATCATCGGTAAATTCTGTTCCATAGGTTCAGGAGCAACTTTCATAATGGCCGGTAACCAAGGCCACCGACATGATTGGGCTAGCACATACCCATTCCATTATATGAGCGAATTCAACCATGCAAAAGATGGGTTCCTCCGTAAGGGGGACACCGAGGTCGGCAACGACGTCTGGATTGGAAACGAAGCCATGATAATGCCGGGCATATCCATCGGGCACGGCGCCATTATTGCTGCTCGCGCCGTAGTAACGAAGGATGTCAATCCATACGAAATAGTGGGAGGAAACCCCGCGAAAGCTCTGCGCAAACGTTTTTCAGAAGATGAGATACGGATGCTTTTAAAGCTGGCTTGGTGGGATTGGACTGATGAGAAAATCAAGCGCAATGTAACGCTACTCACTGACGGAGATATACGCCGACTATATACTGAACACATATAAAAAACAGAGAATCCCCCAGATCATCTGTTCCGGGGGATTCTGATTAATTGCTATCGGGTAGAAGGATCAGACTTTGTACCCGGCTTGTGAAATAAATACCTTGAAGACCAATTTCAGGATTCCAAGTCCTGCTCCTGATCTCGACGTTTCTGGCATTCCGGGCAGAGCCCGAAAAGAAACAAGCGGTGGTGAGTCAAAACATATCCATTCTCTCTGGCAAGGACCTCCTGCCTTTGCTCAATTCCATTATCAATCACTTCCACCTTTTTCTGGCATCTTGTGCAGACAAGGTGGTCATGATGTTCGTGTCCATAGGAATGTTCATACAGAGCAACCCCGCACCCGAAATCAAGACTTTCAGCAAGCCCGGAATCAACAAGCAGTTTCAGAGCCCTGTATACGGTTGCCTGTCCTACCTCGGGAGCCCTTTTTTGCACTAAGAATAACAAATCCTCAGCTGAAAAATGGCCTTCGGTTTCCAAAAAAGTCTCTACAATCACTTTACGCTGGGGAGTCATGCTCAACCCGTTTTGCGCAAGGTAATCGACAAATATTTTTGCTGCTTCATTTGTCATATCGAAAATGGAATTCATTTTCATACTATTGTCAAGCTCTTTCAAAAAAGTGAATACACATTTTCTGGTTATCTCCCGGAAACCCTCAATCCCATTTTGCGCATCTTACTTCTGAGGGTGTTTGGGTTAAGATCAAGCAGTTCCGCCGCCCCTCCGGCCCCGTTAATTCTTCCTCCCGCCTTTGCAAGGGCTGCAAGAATGGCCTCTTTGATTGTCTCTTCGAGGGGTTTTATTTCATGCTCATACTCCCCGGCTTGCGAAGACTGGATAATTCCGGAGCTGAGATGCAGCTTGGAAAGATGCTTTTCAAGCAGAATCTCAACCCGTTCATCAATGGTCTTCTCAAAATAGCTCTGGCTCTCTTCAGGCGAAATGTACCAGCCATCATCCTGTGGGAGTAGTTTATCAAGCAGTAAAGGACCGTATGGATAAAGGGTCAGGCCGCGCTTGACCAAGTTTTCAAGTTCACGGACATTACCGGGCCATGAGTATTGCAGCAGGCGGTCAACCGTCGGCTCAGGCAGTTGCGGAAGACTGCTTATTCCCAGTTCATCACAGCCGCGCTTCATGAATAAATAGATCAATTCCGGAATATCCTGAGTGCGCTCCCGCAATGGCGGAACATGGATTGGAAAGACATAAAGGCGGTAATACAGGTCCTCACGAAAGGTGCCTTCCTGCAGCATAAGCTCAAGGTTACGGTTGGTGGCGGCGATAACCCGCACATCCACCTCAATTGACTTTGTACTGCCGATCCGCTCAACCACATTATTCTGCAGAACACGCAGTAATCGGACCTGCGCCTGCAAAGGAAGTTCACCGATTTCATCAAGGAACAGGGTCCCGCCGTTGGCCTGTTCAAAACGCCCCGGACGGGAGGTAGTTGCTCCGGTGAAGGCCCCCTTTTCGTAGCCGAACAACTCACTGTCCACCAAAGAATCCGGGATGGCCCCGCAGTTTACCTTTACAAACGGCTTATTCTTGCGCGGGGAAATAGATTGAATGGCATCGGCGATAAGTTCTTTACCGACCCCGGTCTCCCCCATAATCAGGGCCGGAACCTCCCTGTTTTCAAGCTGGCGAACCACTTCCATAGTCGATTTCAATCCGCCTTGCTCTCCTATAATCCGCCGCTCACGAAGATTCTCTAAATCCTTTTCCAGCCCGTCACGCTCGACGCGCAACCGCTCCTGAAACTCCATGGTCCGCTGATATTGCAGCAGGTTGGACATGGTCAGGGCAAAGGGGGTTACCAACAGGGCAAACTTACGCTCATGCTCTTCAGTAAAGCAATCCGGATGTGTACCCATAAGGCAAAGATGCCCCAGAACTTCCTTTTCCGAGCGCAAAACGCAGATCATATAGGCCCGTTCCTTATACGGGACCAACGCGGACAAACTTTTGCTATGCAGGGCTGAAACCGGAGAATCCATATTCCGTGGCACCTTGATGACTCCGCTGATCCCCTGATTGTGCAGAAAAAGAGAATTGGCCTCTTCCTCGGAAAGAGGGGCAACTATTTCCACAAAATCAAACCGCCCGGCCTGCACCAGAAACAGAAGTTTTAACGCTTTTAAATCCGGGGCATACTGGTGCAGAGAAATAGCATCAATGGGAAAATTCCCGGCTAGGAATTCAAAGGTATCAATAAGCGATTTCTGCATGTCCAGACTTCCAGTCAGTCGGGCCATGGCTTCGCTTAAAAATTTCAAGTTACTCTCTTTGGAATGCGTCATGCTCAACTCCTTGTTAACTTGAATCTGCCACATATGACTTTATATAACAACTAGTGATCATATTTAATAACTATCGTTTTATTAAACACAAGAGGCATCCCTAGAGCGAACGACACAAAGATAAGACATTGATTTTAATAGACTTAAAGCATTGGCACATTTCTTGGTTTATGGGCAGCAAGGAGTAAAGCCATGAGCATGTCAATGCAGCAAATCAATGAAGAACGACTCAGGAAACGCATTTGCCAATTCAAGGACGACAGCGAATACCGTTCCCTGACCGAGTACCTTATCAGGGAACTTGCCTCCGGGCATGTTCCCATGCAGCTGCAGGCCAAGGCCTACAATGAACTTGGGCTGGCCCACCTGCAACTGGATGAACCGCTTGAAGCGGAAAAATCTTTTTTATCGGCAATCGAGCGGGACCCACAAGCGATCAATCCCAAATTCAATCTGGCCAACCTTGCCATGTATGCCCAGAGATACGATCAGGCCGGGGAAATGTTTCATGAGATTCTTAAAATGGAACCCAGCCATCTCGGAGCTAGATTTCATGCCGGTTTGTGCCTTGCCATGAGCGATAAGCCGGATCAGGCCCTGCCCTATTTCGAATCAAGTGCAGCAGCCGCGCCACAGGCCATGGGGCCTAATTTCTGGGCTGCTGAAACCCTTGTGGCTCAAAAGCGTTTCAGGGAAGCCCTGCCTTATTTCCGCAGAGCAACTGAGATAACCCCAGACCACCGCGAATCACAACGCGGCGTGGCAATCTGCCTGCTTGAAACAGGACAGAACGAAGAATGTGTCGAGCAGTGCGATGCGCTTATTCTTTCCGGTCAAGGCGCGGAATACCTTGCATGGCAGATTAAAGGCGATGCCCTTATTGAAATTGGTGAAATCGAAGCCGCAGCCCTCAGTCATCTGGAGCTGGCGGATATGGATTTCGATGCCCGAGATTTCCTGATCATGAGGACTAAAGAACTCCGCAAGGAGTACCCGCATTATGTATCCCGCTACGCAGCGGTAATCATTGATGTCATTCCCGAACTTGAACCCGCTTTCAACGGAATCTGCAAAGACTCCGAAGAAGAGCTGTAAACATATCACCGGAGGAACCATTTCATGTCTGAACAACAGAATGCATTGGATATTATAAACGATCCCAAGAACCGTATGTCTTCCCCGGACGGTGCTGCTGAGGGACAGCCTGAACCGGAAAACATGGCCCAAGAGCAAAAGCCTGCAAAAAAAGGTTTCAGTCGCCGTAATTTCCTGAAGTTCGGCGGGGTGGCAGCCGCTGCCGCCACTGTTGCCGGAGCAGGTGGAGCCGGTTTTGCCATCGGCCGATCCGATCATGCTTATACCGGATACGGCCAGACCTATCAGGGTGGAGACCAGTTCTTTAACCGCGAGCCGTTCCGCTGTGATGTTCCGGCCATGATGACTCCTGTCGGGGAAGTCGAACGACCCGACTGGACCGATTACCTTTTCCTGCGCCTTGCCGCACTGGTTAAAATCATCAAGTCCGGCGAATGGAACCCGGAAATGGGAGTGGACAAGCTGCCCGGACCTGTCGGGGACCATTACCGCGCCCGTCCCGGCGAGTTGGAAATTATGCTCAGTTCCCTGCAACGCAATATCAAACGCAGTGAGGCATGGAAGAACGGCAAGCACAAGAAGTACGCCCTCGCCGGAGCATACAACATGGCCCTGCGCAAAGGAGGTATGGAATACGCCGACCACACCAACCGTATCCCTGCCGACCCGCATGATGAATATGAACGGACTAAAAAACCTGTAACACCCGAAGACTGGGATTTCCGCGGAATCTGGCGCAAAGAGCCCATGGAATTCAAGTCTCCGACCCATGCATCCAAGCTGATCAAGCGTATGGCCCACCAGTTCGGCATGTCCCTCGTAGGTATTGCCAAATTCGACCCCCGCTTCATGTTCAAAAACGTCATGCGCGGCATGCCCGACAAGGGACAGAAATGGGGCGACAGGGTTCCCGAACACTGGAAATCCATTATCGTTTTCGGCGTGCCCATGAACTGGGATGGGACCTATTCCGCCATCGGTTACTCCACTTCCTTTGATGCCTATTTCCGTTCCCGCTGCGCAGCCAGCCTCATGGAACAGTTCATCAAGGAACTGGGCTACCCAGCCCGCGCACAATTTCCGGGCCACAACTATGAAATCATGATGAGTCCTTACGTACAGCTTGCGGGGCTGGGCCAGTACAGCCGGGCAGGAGTAACCATGGTTCCTGAACTGGGCGCCAACTTCCGGCCGGCTGCGGTAATTACCAATATCGAATTTGAATACGACAAGCCCATCGACGTAAAAATGGCCGACTTCTGCCTGAAGTGTAAGATCTGCGCCGACAGCTGCCCGTCCGGAGCCATTCCGAAAGATGACCGCCCGCAGACAGTTGTTCGCGGATTCAAACGTTGGAAGCTGGACGAAGAAAAATGTTACTCGCAATGGGCCGGAGGTCCGACTCAGGACGGTCTTGGTTGCCGTGTTTGTATCGGTGTCTGCCCTTATTCACGCAAAAACACTTGGATTCACACTATTTCGCGGGAGATTGAACCACGCGACCCGACAGGCCTGTTCGCCACCGGACTGCTGGCCATGCAAAAGAACTTCTTCAAGTTCAACGAAGCCGAAGATTACCGTTCCGAATGGGATGGCGGGAAGGAAGCAAACTATCACAATCCGCCGTGGTGGCTGCGTGCTGAAAACTTCCTCAATGTTGAAAAAGACTGGGAATACCACGGCATGGAGTAGAAAAGGGACTAAGCCCTTTGGAATCCCTATTAGCTAAAAAAGGAGAAGTATAATGTTTCCCGGAACTACTATGCTTGATTATATCTTCTGGATGATCATGGGTGCTTTGCAGGTACTCGTGGTTCTTGGACTTATGGAATGGCTCAAACATTACGGACGCAAGGTGGTCTGGTGGCAGGTAGCGCTGTTTTACGCCGGATTCGCTTCTTTATGTTCCGTAGTAGCGGGCGGAACCACCCTCATGGGCGAATATGAAACCATTGCCGGATGGTATTTTATCGGCGTTCTCGGCCTACCCGTTGTTATTTGTCTCGCAATCGCCGTCAGACTCTTCATCATGAGGAAGCCCGGAGAAAACCGTGTCCAAGAAAACAACTGAAAAAATTCTGGCCGTAGCGACTCTCTGCATCCTTGCTGCAGCATGGTTCGCGGGAGGAATGCGTTCGGAAGGCGCAAACCTCAGCCGGATAAAAAATATATCCCCTGAAATTGAACGGATTAAGCAGATCAGCCCTTCGGTTTATGAAGGACAACGTAAAGGCAATCCTGCGGAAAAGATCTACATCGCCTTGGCTGAATATCCCAGCTACGGCGGACCGTTGCAGGTGGCGGTAGTTGTCAATAAAGATAAAACAGTCGAGCGGGTCGCGCTGGTAAAATCCACGGACACCATCACCTATATCGACCGGGTTTTAAACGAAGGTATTCTGGACGGATTTCTCGGAGCCGAAGACACCCAGCTGCCTGAGATTGACGCCGTTTCCGGGGCAACCCTTTCTTCCACAGCCATGATCATGGGTGTTCAAGAAGCCATTGCCAAAATTCAAGGCAGGGAAACCGTGCAAGCAACAATGTCCCTATCTTCGGAAGAAATGATCAAAGCCGGACTGACTGTTGCCCTGTTCATCATGGCAATCTTCATCGCCAGCCGTTTCTTTCGCTGGAATAAGAATTACGCCCGGCTGGGACTGCTGGCTCTCTCCACCGTTCTGCTCGGTTTTATGTACGGAGCCCAGCCGTCCCTTGGATCAATTGCCCTGTTTCTTTCCGGATTATGGACCAAAGGCATGGCTTCATACACAGCACTGATCTGCCTTGGGCTGGCAATGCTGGTATTTCTGGCAACCCGGAAAAACCTCTATTGCTCCATGGTCTGCCCATTCGGCGGGATTCAGGAAGGTCTGGGGCGGATAACCAAATGTGCGCCGTCCAAGAAAACAGAATGGATGAAATGGACTGCGCGCATTTTCGCTCTCGTTGCTTTGAGCGCGGCCCTTTATTTCCGCAACCCTTCCGATGCGCAGTATGCCCCTTTCGGCATGGCTTTTTCGTTCATCGGCTCCGATGCAGTCTTTGCGCTTTTCGTACTGATTGTTGTAGCTTCACTGATTGTAAAAAGGCCATGGTGCACCCTGCTCTGTCCGGCTGGTCCGGTCTTTGATTACATCGCTTTCATGCGTAACTGGATTATGCCCAAAAAGAAAAAGGAGCAGCACTTATGAAATTCAAGACTGTCTTCACCATAATTATATTCATTGCTTTTGTCGGCCTGTGCGGTTTTGAAACAGCAAGCAATATCAAAAGCAGTGCAAAGCGGGATATAAGTTCCGTGCGTTACACCAGCGGCATTGAAACCCCGACAAAGGAAGAAACAAAAAAACAAAGCTTCAATCTGAACAAGATATTGCAGGATACTGACCTGAACGGCTAGCAATGCAATCTAAGGGGTCCGCAAATCAATCATTTACGGACCCTTTTTAAAAATCCAACAACAATGCATTCCTGCAAGGTCATCATCAAACCGAACAGATCAATCCTCTGGAAAGATTGTCCAGCTGCGGCAGGAAAGGCTTTGAAGATATTTCATATTCCGAGAAGTCCACGTAAGACGTTTCTGAATCCGGCATGAGGCTGATTTCAATTCCCTGCTCATCAAAAAGTATCCGCATGGGGACTATCTCCTGTTCGCTTTCCGAACATAAAGAGTCCCGCAGTTCAGGCACAAAAACAAATTCAGCACCGGAATAATGATGGGCGGTAAGCATACTTAACGTTGAGCTGGCAGCTGCAATCCGCCCCTGATCATCAAAGACCAGAGAATTTGAATCGCCGTTAATGCCCACAGCGTCAGAATCATAGGCAGTAATCATGCCTACGCTTGTTTTCAACGGGGTCGGTTCCGCAGGTTCAAGGGAACGGATCCGCCCTTCAGGGCTGAAGCTTATGCCGATACGGATCCTGATCGGACCTGCCGGAGTTTGTACAGTCGGCTCTTCACCCGGCCAAAAGGTTATGGAGCGCAAGGTTCCGTTCTCATAAAAACAAAGGCTGATCACCTTTACACAAAGCGGACCGACAGGAGTATCAATGGTCAGAGGGGCGGCAAGCGATCCTTCATCTTCCTGCGTCCAATAGCCGGACAGTTTGCCATTGAGCGGAAAAACCCGCTTCAACTTTCCGGACTTGTAGAAGGTGACCATCTCCGCTTCAATAATTCCCACTGGGGTAAATACGGGGGTACGCACCTCCAAGGGCAGAGATTTAACATTGCCGTTTGAATACATTAAAATAGGCTGCAAGCTCTTACGGCGGAGGTCATCAGTGGAGTGCTGAGCCTCCAGTTCACCGGCTTCGGTTGAATAGATACGTCTCAGGGTGTTCATGAGTAGACCTCCTCATCATTGAGCTTGATAAATTCACTGCGGGTCAGAGGCCTTTCAAGCCGCAGTGAAAGCTGCCGTACGGCCTCGGTGAGGGTGGAAAGGGAGTCCGTTCCGCAAGCAATGCCGTATTCATCAAGGGCATTACGCACAGCGGCCCGACCGCTCTTGCCGCCCACAGCCAACTTACGGGCCGTTCCTACAGATTTAGGATCGTACGGTTCAAACAGCTCCTGAGATTTGCTGAGTGCGTGGGTGTGCAGGCCGGATTCACAGGCAAATATATCAGTGCCGACAACTGCCTTGGTACGCGGAATGGCAACCTTGGCCGCAGCCCCGACGATCATGCAGGCTTCTTTGAGCACCGAGGTGGAATAGCGGGTATTGCCTTCACGCAGCGCCAGCCGCGCCACCAATTCCTCGGTTGCTGCGATACCGGAGCGTTCTCCGATACCTATAACGGAACAGTCCGCGTAATCAGCTCCGGCTTCAAGGGCGGTAAATGAGTTCGCAGTAGCCATGCCGAAGTCATCATGGCAATGCACGGCAATATCAATATGCAGCCTCTCCCTGAACTCTCTGACCAGCTTTTCCATGGCAAGAGGGGTCAGTTGCCCGAGGGAATCCGCCAGACGAACCCTTGATGCCCCGCAAACCTCGGCATGCAGCGCCATTGAAAGGGCAAAATCACCATCCGCACGGGAAATATCCTCAAGACCCACGGAAACATATTCAAATCCGCAATCCTTGGCAGTCCGTATAGCCGCAGCAAGCTTGCGCAGAATAGCCTGACGATCAGAATCCAAGCGTTTTTCAATATGCAGATCCGAAACCGGAACTCCAATATTGATGCGCTTTAATCCCAATTTCTCAGCAACCTCAATATCCTTCTCCCGGCAGGGAGACCAGACACTGAGAGCTGTATCCCCTCCTATGGTCCGGGCGTATTCTGCGAAAAGTGCAAGATCATCTTGTCCAACCCAACCCAGCTCTATCTCATCAACTCCCATGGAAATGAGGGAAGATGCGATGCGCTTGCGGGTTTCAAGATTGAAATAGGCCCCGAACAACTGTGCGCCTTCACGCAGGGTGGTATCGATCAACATAATAATGCTCCAGTTGGATTAAAATTTACAGAATCCATGAAGCATTATTGATGCCAAAGTATTATATCTTCCTATCTACCTTAATTTATATAACATCACCGTCCACTTCACTCTCTACATACAACCTGCAAAAATGTAGTTTCCTACAATTTTGTGCAGATTATTCGTTGCAATCTACATTTTTCGTATGTCTTTACTTTTCTTTTCTTTTTAAAATTTACCGCGTCATTACAGCACCTTAAAGATACAAAACAGCTTTGGCACACCACTTGCCTTACGAGAGTCAGCAACAACGAAAATCAATCCAAACCACATGGAGGAGAAAATGAGAAAAGTAGCAATCTACGGAAAAGGCGGCATCGGAAAATCAACCACCACCCAGAACACCGTAGCCGGACTGGCAACTATGGGCCGCAAGGTCATGGTTGTTGGATGTGACCCCAAAGCGGACTCCACCCGTCTGCTGCTCGGCGGACTGGCTCAGAAATCAGTACTCGATACCCTTCGTGAAGAAGGTGAAGACGTTGAGCTTGAGGATATCCGTAAACCCGGTTTCGGTGAATCATGGTGTGTTGAATCTGGTGGTCCTGAACCCGGTGTCGGTTGTGCAGGACGCGGTATCATCACTTCCATCAACATGCTCGAAAACCTCGGTGCATACGAAGAATCCGAAGGCCTTGATTACGCCTTCTACGATGTACTCGGTGACGTTGTATGCGGTGGATTCGCAATGCCTATCCGCGACGGTAAAGCAGAAGAAATCTACATCGTCTGCTCCGGTGAAATGATGGCCATGTATGCAGCCAACAACATCTGCAAGGGTATCATGAAATACGCTGAATCCGGCGGTGTACGCCTCGGCGGTCTGATCTGCAACTCCCGTAACGTTGATAACGAAAAAGAAATGATCGAAGAGCTGGCCAAAAAGCTCGGCACCCAGATGATCTACTTCGTACCCCGCGACAACGACGTACAGCGTGCAGAAATCAACCGTAAAACCGTTATCGAATGGGACGACAGCGTACCGCAAGCCTCTGCTTACATGGGTCTCGCCGAAGCAATCGACAAAAACGAAATGTTCGTCATACCCACCCCCCTTGAAATCGAAGAACTGGAACAGCTGCTCCTCGATTACGGCCTGATGGAAGCATAGTGGCAGCATAGCACATCAAATAAAAATAGCAGAGCAAGGAGAGAACTAATGATGATCATGGTGAGAGCAATTGTAAGACCGGAAAAAGCGGATGACGTACTGGCCGCACTCATGGACAACGGCTACCCCGCTGTAACCAAATATTCCGTAGCAGGACGAGGTAAACAGCGCGGCATCAAGATCGGCGAAGTAACCTACGACGAAATCCCCAAGACCATGCTCATGAGCGTAGTCAAAGCCGCCGACAAGGACTTCGTAATCAACACCATCATGGATGCGGCCCGCTCAGGAACAAAAGGCGCTTTCGGTGACGGTAAGATCTTTGTAACCGACGTCGAGAATGTCTACACCATCAGCTCCGGCGTAAACGAAGCGGCTCCCGTTGAGGAGGCATAGCATGAAGGAAATCATCGCAGTCGTGCGGATGGACATGATGAACCGCACTAAAAAAGCCCTCACCGAAGCAGGCCTGGACGCCTTCTTCGCCCACGAGGCCCAGGGACGCGGCAAAGGCTTCGTCAACCCGGCTGTCCTTGAAGGAGTTGAATCCGGTTACGAAGAAGCTGCCGCAGTTCTCGGAGAAAAAGGCAAACTTTATCCCAAACGAGTTCTTACCGCAGTTGTTCCCGAAGAATCAGTGGAATCGATAATTGAAACCATCATAGAAGTGAACAAAACCGGAAAACCCGGTGACGGCAAGATATTCATCTGTCCCGTAGGCGACGCAGTCAGGGTCAGAACCGGAGAAACAGGCGCGAAGTCCATCGCCTAACCACTCAAGGAGATATGAATCATGAGTAAGACCAAAGTGGTGCAGTGGGACCCGGCGGACATCAAGGAAGAACTTCTGAAGAAGTATCCGCCCAAGGTAGCCCGCAAGCGCGCCAAACAGATTATGATCAACGAAGCGACTGAAAGCGAGGCACCGCCCGAAATCGTCGCCAACGTAAGGACCATTCCCGGTATTATCACCATGCGCGGCTGCACCTACGCAGGCTGCAAGGGCGTTATCATGGGCCCGACCCGCGACATCGTGAACATCACCCACGGCCCCATCGGCTGCGGATTCTATTCATGGCTGACCCGTCGTAACCAGACCTCTCCCGGTCCGGACGGTGAAAACTACATGACCTACTGCTTTTCCACGGACATGCAGGATCAGGACATCATCTTCGGTGGTGAAAAGAAACTCGAAGCAGCCATTCAGGAAGCTTACGACCTCTTCCACCCCAAGGGTATCTGTATCTTCTCCACCTGTCCGGTTGGTCTGATCGGTGACGATGTTCATGCCGTAGCCAAAAAGATGAAAGCCAAGCTCGGCGACTGCAATGTCTTCGGCTTCTCCTGTGAAGGTTACAAGGGCGTATCCCAGTCCGCCGGTCACCATATCGCCAACAACCAGGTTTTCACCCACCTTGTAGGTGAAAACAAGGAGCCTCGCACTGAGGAATACAAGATCAACCTGCTTGGCGAATACAACATCGGCGGTGACGGTTTCGAGATTGACCGCATCCTCAAGAAATGCGGCATCACCAACATTGCGACCTTCTCCGGCAACTCAACCTATGACCAGTTTGCTTCGGCCCAGCACGCGGACCTCAGCTGTGTCATGTGCCACCGTTCCATCAATTACGTGGCCGACATGCTGGAAACAAAATACGGCATCCCGTGGATCAAGGTGAACTTCATCGGTGCGGAAGCAACCGCAAAGTCCCTGCGCAAGATCG contains:
- a CDS encoding P-II family nitrogen regulator, yielding MMIMVRAIVRPEKADDVLAALMDNGYPAVTKYSVAGRGKQRGIKIGEVTYDEIPKTMLMSVVKAADKDFVINTIMDAARSGTKGAFGDGKIFVTDVENVYTISSGVNEAAPVEEA
- a CDS encoding P-II family nitrogen regulator, which encodes MKEIIAVVRMDMMNRTKKALTEAGLDAFFAHEAQGRGKGFVNPAVLEGVESGYEEAAAVLGEKGKLYPKRVLTAVVPEESVESIIETIIEVNKTGKPGDGKIFICPVGDAVRVRTGETGAKSIA
- the nifD gene encoding nitrogenase molybdenum-iron protein alpha chain, encoding MSKTKVVQWDPADIKEELLKKYPPKVARKRAKQIMINEATESEAPPEIVANVRTIPGIITMRGCTYAGCKGVIMGPTRDIVNITHGPIGCGFYSWLTRRNQTSPGPDGENYMTYCFSTDMQDQDIIFGGEKKLEAAIQEAYDLFHPKGICIFSTCPVGLIGDDVHAVAKKMKAKLGDCNVFGFSCEGYKGVSQSAGHHIANNQVFTHLVGENKEPRTEEYKINLLGEYNIGGDGFEIDRILKKCGITNIATFSGNSTYDQFASAQHADLSCVMCHRSINYVADMLETKYGIPWIKVNFIGAEATAKSLRKIGEYFGDKKLIDKIEAVIAEEMPEVEATAKDVRSRTEGKTAMLFVGGSRAHHYQELFNEMGMKTLSAGYEFGHRDDYEGRSVIPEIKVDADSRNIEEIEVEADPKLYRPRKTEAEIKALEDAGYEFKHYEGLNPDMDKGTIVIDDLNQYEAEKLVELLKPDLFCAGIKEKFSIQKLGIPLKQLHSYDSGGPYAGFKGAINFYKEIDRLVGSKVWSYMKAPWQENPELTATFVWE